CACCGAGGCCGCCTTCATGCTCGACCGCTGGGGCTTCGAGCAGCCCACCATCATCGAGGACGTGGCGGCGGGCGCGCCCGTGGTCGTGGTCGACACCAACAACCCCGCCGAGCTGCCCGCGGGCATCAACGACGCCGACCTGCAGCAGATCATCGACCATCACAGGCTGGTGGGCGGGCTGGAAACCAAGGGCCCGATCGACATCCGGATCGAGCCGGTGGCCTGCACCGCCACGATCATGTGGAAGATGATCGGCAAGGACATGGCCCAGGCCCCGACCGCGATCAAGGGCGCGATGCTGTCCTGCATCCTGTCGGACACATTGGAATTCCGCTCGCCCACCACCACCCAGGAAGACAAGGCCGTCGCCCACGCCCTGGCCGACGAGCTGGGCATCGACATCCCGTCCTACGCGGCCGAGATGTTCGCCGCCAAGTCCGACGTCTCGGCCTTCTCGGACGCGGAGCTGCTGCGCATGGACAGCAAGGCTTACGAGGTGGGCGGCACCAAGTTCCGCGTCTCGGTGCTCGAGACCACTTCGCCGGGCACCGTGCTCGACCGCAAGGCGTCCCTGATGGAGACCATGCCGACCGTCGCCTCCGAGGACGGGGTCGACCAGGTGCTGCTCTTCGTGGTCGACATCCTGAACGAGGAATCGACCCTGCTTGTGCCCAACGACCTGGTGCGGGACGTGGCCTCCAGGAGCTTCGCCGCCGAAGCCGCGGGCAACACCGTGCTGCTGCCCGGCGTGGTCAGCCGCAAGAAGCAGATCATCCCGAACCTCAAGGTCTGACCGGGTCCGATCCCGGGCTTTCCAGGGGCGCCTTCGGGCGCCCTTTTCGCGCGCCCCGCGCCGCCGCCGCGACCAAGGTTTTTGGAAAAACCTTGCAAGGCCCTTGCAAGGGCCTTGGCCCCGCTCGGCAGGCCCGCGCGGCTGCGGCGGGCCGGGCGCAGCCGCCCCGTTGCGCAATCCCGCTTGCACCGCGCGGAGATGCCCGACAAAAGTCCGACAGATGTCCGACACCTGTCCGACGGGGGGCCGCACCGCCTCCGACGCCTGAATTTTCGCTCGAAAAGGACGCCCCATGACCCGCCTGATCGCCTCCCTCGCCGACATCGCCGCCCAGTACGACGCGCTCTTCGTGGACCTCTGGGGCTGCGTCCATGACGGCATCACCCCCTTTCCCGAGGCCATCGCCGCCCTGCGCGGGTTCAAGCGCGGCGGCGGCACCGTCCTGCTCCTGACGAACTCCCCGCGCCCCCGCGCCGGGGTCGAGCAGCAGCTTGCCAGCATCGGCGTGCCTGAGGATTGCTGGCATACCATCGCCACCTCCGGCGACAGCGCGCGCGCCGCCATGTTCCGCGGCGTGGTGGGCGAGAAGGTCTATTTCATGGGCGAGGATCACGACCAGCGCTTCTTCGAGCCGCTCGCCCTCGTCGACGACCCGGTCACGATCACCCAGGTGCCCCTGCAGGAGGCCGAAGGCATTGTTTGCACAGGACCTTTCGACCCCACCGCCGACCCGTCGGTGAACCGCGCGGACTTCCTCTATGCCAAGCAGAAGCGGATGAAACTGCTCTGCGCCAACCCCGATATCGTGGTCGATCGCGGCGCGCGGCGGGAGTGGTGCGCAGGTGCGCTGGCGCAGCTTTATGCCGAGATGGGGGGCGAGAGCCTCTATTTCGGCAAGCCCCATCCGCCGATCTACGACCTCGCCCGCGCGCGGCTGGCCGAGCTTGGCCCCGTCCCGGCCAATGACCGTATCCTGGCCATCGGGGACGGCATCGCCACGGATATCCAGGGCGCCCAGGGCGAGGATATCGACTCGCTCTTCATCACCGGCGGGTTGGCCGCCGCCGAGACCGGCACCACCGACCAGCCCGATCCCGACAAGCTCGCAGCCTTCCTCGCCCAGAGCCAGGTCACCCCCACCTACGCCATTGGGAAACTGAGATAACCGCAATCGGGCGAGTAACTTTATTTCAAGATCCACACAAAAATCGTCGCATTCTTGCCAATGCAGTTGCAGAAAGTTCGATTCTGGCCTATATCCGCCCCAAAGGAACTGGAGAGACAGATGTTGGACAACACGCCACGCGGTACAATCTGCATCGAAGACATCGAGATCGGCATGACCCGGTCCCTGCGCAAGATCATCTCCGATCGCGATATCGAGATGTTCGCGGAGGTCTCGACGGACCGCAATCCGGTCCACCTGGACGAAGAATACGCCCAGGACACCCGGTTCGAAGGCCGCATCGCCCATGGCATGCTGACCGCCAGCCTGATCTCCGCCGTGATCGGGGAGCAGTTACCGGGGCACGGCACGGTCTATCTCGGCCAGTCGTTGAAGTTCATGGGGCCCGTGCGGCCCGGCGACATGGTGTTCACCGAAGTGACCGTGACCGACATCAACTTCCCCAAGCGCCGGGTCTCGCTGGAGACCAAATGCTACGTGGACGACAAGGTGGTCCTGAAGGGCGAGGCCCTGGTCATCGCGCCGAGCCGGAAGTTCGACTGACCCACGACCAGTGCTTGCGCCCTGAGCGCACGCGGGCTACCTCAGCCCCATGATGAGGATTGTGCGCGACGCCGAGTATGTGCGCCCCGAGGATCGGGGGGCCTGTGCTGCCATCGGCAATTTCGACGGGGTTCACCTGGGCCACCAGAGCATCCTGACCCGCACCCGCGAGATCGCGCAAACGCTGGATGCGCCCGTGGGCGTGATGACCTTCGAGCCGCATCCGCGTGAGTATTTCGCCCCGGAGGCCCCCCCCTTCCGATTGATGTCCGAGACCGCCAAGGCGCATCGGCTGGAAAAGCTGGATGTCGACATCCTGTACCAGTTGCCCTTCGATGCCTCCCTTGCCGGGCTGACGCCGCGGGACTTCGCGCAGTGCATTCTCGTGGACGCGCTCGGGCTGCGGCACGTTATCGTGGGCGCGGATTTCTGTTTCGGCAAGGGGCGCAAGGGCACGGCCGAGAACCTGCGCAGCTTCGGGGCCGAAATGGGGTTTGGTGTGACCATCGCCGATCTCTTGCAGGACAACAGCCTCGTGGTCTCGTCCACCTCGATCCGCACGGCGCTGGCCGAGGGCCGGCCCGAGGATGCCGCCCGGATGCTGGGCCACTGGCACCGGATCGACGGACCGGTGGAGCATGGGGAGAAGCGCGGACGCACCCTCGGCTATCCCACCGCCAACATGTCCATCGCAGGACTGCACCCGCCGAAATTCGGGGTCTACGCGGTGCTGGTCGATGTGCTCGACGGCCCCCATGCGGGCCATTACCACGGGGCAGCCTCCATGGGGGTGCGTCCGATGTTCGGCGGCGCGGTTCCGAACATCGAAACCTTCCTGTTCGACTTCAAGGGCGACCTGTACGGTGCGCAATTGTCGGTCGCGCTGGTCTCCTTCCTGCGGCCAGAGGCCAATTTCGACGGGCTCGACGCGCTGATCGCGCAGATGGACGCGGACTGCGCCAAGGCGCGCGACATCCTCGCCCGGATCGAGGCCGCCGCGTGAGACGCCGCAAGGCCAGGCGCCCGGCCAAGGAGACCCTGCGGCCGAGGTTCTGGGAAACCGTGCCTTTGGCCGATATGACAACGGCGGAGTGGGAGGCGCTGTGCGACGGCTGCGGCCGGTGCTGCCTGCTGAAGCTGGAGGACGCGGACACCGCCGAGGTCGCCTTTACCCGGGTCAGCTGCCGGTTGCTGGACACCGACACCTGCCGCTGCGGGCAGTACGAGCTGCGCAAGCAATTCGTGCCGGATTGCGTGGTGCTGACGCCGGAAAACCTCGACCAGATCGCCTACTGGATGCCGGAGACCTGCGCCTATCGGTTGCTCTACGAGGGGCAGCGGTTGAAGACATGGCATCCGTTGATCTCGGGGCGGGCCGAAAGCGTGCGGGAGGCGGGGATCTCCGTCGCGGGCTGGGCCGTGCCCGAGTTCGAGGTCGCCGAAGACGAGCTTGAGGATTACCTGATCGACCCGGACGACGCCGGGGCCTGAGCGCCGGGCGGCAGACGCTCGATCGCGGCCGCGACAGCCCCCGGATGGGTCAGGGGCAGCATGTGCCCCGCCCCTTCGATCACCTGCGCCATCCCATCGGGCAGATGGGCCACCAGCGCCTGCTGGATCGCCGGGATGATGGGCGGCGAGCGGTCCCCGGCCAGCACGAGACAGGGGCAGGCCACCTCCGCCAGGCGCGGGAGGATAGCGTGGATATCCTGCACCAACGCGGGCTCGGTGCGCGGGATCAGCGGGATCTGGGCGATCATGCGGGCGCGCTGCATCAGTGACAGGTTTTGCCAGGCATCAGGTCCGCTCCAGCGGTCGTAGAAAAGCCGTGCGGCGCGCGGCCAGTCCCCGCGCGCGAAGGCGGCGCTTTCCGCCTCGGTGTCGGCGGCGAAGGCGGCGAAGACCGCGGGCGCATGCACGCGGGCGGCGGCGAAGAAGACCGGTTCGATCAGAACCAGCGTGCGCAGCCTGTCGGGCCGTGCCAGCGCAAGGCGCAGGGCGATGACCGCGCCGAGGCTGTGCCCGATCACGTCCACCGGGCCGGGCCGCTGGTCGAGCAGCGCCGCGGCCATCGCCAGTGCCTGATCGGTGGGCTCCTGCGCATCGTCCCAAGGGCCCGACTGGCCATGGCCGGGCAGATCGGGCGCGATATGGTGCCTGTGCGGCAGGGCGGCGCGCAGGGGCCGCCAGGCCGCCCCCTGGGCCAGCGCGCAATGGAGAAACAGGGTGTTCTGCCCGGCCCCGCCCTCGTCCCAATGGGTCCAGGTGCCGGCCAGCCGGGTGGCGGGCATCAGAGGCGCCCGTCGAGATGCGCCTCCAGATCATCGAGCCGGTCCTGGCCCCAGAAGCGTTGATCGTCCTCGGTGATGAAGAAGGGTGCGCCGAACACGCCGCGGGCGACCGCGTCTTCGAGGTTCCGGGCATAGGCCTCCGCCCCGCTGAGCAGCCCGCTGTCCGCAAGGCTCGGGTCGAACCCGGCCTGCGACAGGCAGTCTCTGATCACATCGTCCTGGGCGATATCCTTCTCCCCGGCCCAGCAGGCGGCGGTCAGGGCGTTGACAAGCTTGCCCACATCGCCGCCGCCCGCCGCCTGCGCCGCGATGATCGCGTAAGAGCTGGGCGCGGGGTTGGTCGGCCAATGGGCGGGCTTGAGGTTCAGCGGCAGGCCGGTTTTCTTCGATTGGCGCGCCAGTTCCTGGAGGCGGTATTCCTGCCGCGAGGGGTGGCGGTCCCTGGGCGGCACGCCGCCCGTGCGCCCGAAGAGCGCCATGATGTCGAGGGGCTTGTAGACGACCGTCAGGCCGTGCTTTGCCGCGATCTTTTCGACCCGTTCTCCGGTCAGGTAGGTGAACGGCGAGATTGTCGCGAAATAGTAGTCGAGCTGTGCCATGTCGTTCCCTTTTGCCCCCGGTGTGGGACAGCCGCCCCGCCCGCCTAGGCAAGACCGTATGGCAGTGGTAAGCGGTGTCAACTCCGCCGCAAGGTGAGTCCCCGGCAAAGTGGCCCGCAAAGGACAAAGACCAGATGCCTGCACAAATCTCTCCGAAAATCATCTCGGGCAATGCAAACCAGGAACTCGCACATGCCATTTCGCGCCGCATGTCGGCCTATCGCGGCATGACCGTGGGGCTGGTGGATGCGCGGGTCGAGCGGTTCAACGACGGCGAGATCTTCGTCGAAGTGTTCGAGAACGTGCGCGGCGAGGACATGTTCATCATCCAGTCGACCTCGAACCCGGCCAATGACAACCTGATGGAGCTGCTGATCATGTGCGACGCGCTGCGGCGGTCCTCGGCGGCGCGGATCACGGCGATCATCCCCTATTTCGGCTATGCACGGCAGGACCGGCGCACCAAGGCGCGCACCCCGATCACCGCCAAGCTGGTGGCGAACATGATGGTCGAGGCGGGGATCGAGCGGGTGCTGACCATGGACCTGCACGCGGCCCAGATCCAGGGTTTCTTCGACATCCCCGTGGACAACCTATATGCGGCGCCGATCTTCGCGCTGGACGTGATGCACAATTTCGCAGGCCGGCTGGACAACGTCACGGTGGTCTCGCCGGACGTGGGCGGCGTGGCCCGCGCGCGGGAGCTGGCCCAGCGGATCGGGTGTGGCCTCGCGATCGTGGACAAGCGCCGGTCGCAGCCGGGCGTGGTCGAGGAGATGACCGTGATCGGCGAGGTGGAGGGCCAGACCTGCATCATCGTGGATGACATCTGCGACACGGCCGGAACCCTGTGCAAGGCGGCGGACCTGCTGATCTCCGAGGGGGCGTCGGAGGTGCATTCCTACATCACCCACGGCGTGCTCTCGGGCCCCGCGGTGGAGCGGATCACGAAGTCGAACATGAAGAGCCTGGTGATCACCGACTCCATCGGCGCCACGGACGCGGTGAAGGCCGCACCCAACATCCGCATCGTGCCCACGGCGCCGGTCTTTGCCCAGGCGATCCTGAACATCTGGAACGGGACGAGTGTGTCATCCCTGTTCGACACGGACACGCTTCATCCGATCTATGAGGGCATGTACGCCAACGCCAGCTGACCCGGCGGGTCAGTCCACCATCCAGTCATCCTCGTAAGCCAGCTCGCCGATGGCAAGCCATGTGGCGTGCAGGCGCGCGACGCGCGTGTCGCCCCAGGTCCGGAACACCAGGTCGAAACCGGTGGCGGTCACCTCCTGGGCTTGCAGATCGGCACGCTGGTTGGACGCATGATCCATGTCCCACAGGGCGAGGCCCACATGGACAACGGGCCGGGTGCGAAACGGCTCGTCAAACCGGATCGCACGGCGCACCTCGCGCTGTCCCTCGCCCGTCCACATCTCGCCCCCGTCCTCGAAATCGGAAAACAGCGAGACATAGCCCTGATCGACCCCGATCAAATGGTTCCGCAGCCGCTTCATACTGGTACGCTCCTCCACCCGTGACGCCCTTTTCGCAAGACCGACGGGGAAGAACAAGAAAAAGCCCCGCCGAAGCGGGGCCCTGTCATCTTGCTGTCTTGGGGGCTCAGACCATGTCGGCGAGCAGCTTGACCATGTCGTCGACCAGCTTCTCGGCCACGTCCTTATGCTCGCCTTGCGCTTCGCTCGCCTTGGCGCGCGCCGCTTCGAGATGCTCTTCGAGTGCGGCACGGGCATCGGCCCCGGCGGGATAGGCCCGCTCAGCCAGAACCGTGGTGCCCTCGGCGCTGATCTCGGCAAAGCCGCCGGTGACCGCGAAGCTCTCGCGCCCCGACGGCCCGACGGCCGTCAGGATGCCTGGGCGCAGGGTCGTGATGGTCGGCGCATGATCGGCCATCGCCGTCATGTCCCCATCGGCCGCAGGGATCTGGACCTCGGTCACCTCGAGCGAAGCAAGGCTCCGCTCGGGGCTGACGAGATCGAATTGCAGGGTGTTTGCCATGATACCCTCTTAGGCCGCGTCCGCGGCCATGCGCTCGGCCTTGGCGATCACTTCGTCGATGCCGCCCACCATGTAGAACGCCCCTTCGGGCAGGTGGTCGTATTCACCGGCGACAACCGCCTTGAACGAGCTGATGGTGTCCTCGATCGGCACCTGCACCCCGTCGGAGCCGGTAAAGACCTTGGCCACGTCGAACGGCTGGCTGAGGAAGCGCTGGATCTTCCGGGCGCGGGCCACGGTCAGCTTGTCCTCTTCGCTCAGCTCGTCCATGCCGAGGATCGCGATGATGTCCTGGAGCGACTTGTAGCGCTGCAGGATCCCCTGCACGTCGCGGGCCACCTGGTAATGCTCTTCGCCGACGATGCCCGGATCGAGGATCCGGCTGGAGCTGTCGAGCGGGTCGACGGCGGGGTAGATGCCCAGTTCGGAGATCGCGCGCGACAGAACGGTCGTGGCGTCCAGGTGGGCGAAGGTCGTGGCGGGCGCGGGGTCGGTCAGGTCGTCCGCGGGCACGTACACGGCCTGGATCGAGGTGATCGAGCCGCCCTTGGTCGAGGTGATCCGCTCCTGCATCTGGCCCATGTCGGTGGCCAGCGTCGGCTGGTAGCCCACGGCCGAGGGGATACGCCCCAGAAGCGCCGACACCTCGGAGCCTGCCTGGGTGAAGCGGAAGATGTTGTCCACGAAGAACAGAACGTCCGTGCCGGACTGGTCGCGGAACTGCTCGGCCAGGGTCAGGCCGGTCAGCGCCACGCGGGCACGGGCCCCCGGAGGCTCGTTCATCTGACCATAGACCAGGGCCACCTGGCTCTCGGACAGGTTGTCGGGCTTGATCACGTTGGATTCGATCATCTCGTGGTAGAGGTCGTTGCCCTCGCGGGTCCGCTCCCCCACGCCGGCGAACACGGAGTAGCCCGAGTGCACCTTGGCGATGTTGTTGATCAGCTCCATGATGAGAACCGTCTTGCCCACGCCGGCACCGCCGAAGAGGCCGATCTTGCCGCCCTTGGAATAGGGCGCCAGCAGGTCGATCACCTTGATGCCGGTCACGAGGATCTCGGACCCGGTGGACTGTTCGCTGAACTCCGGCGCGGGCTGGTGGATCGCGCGGCTTTCCGAAGCCTCGACCGGGCCCTTCTCGTCGATCGGCTCACCGATGACGTTCATGATGCGGCCCAGGGTCGCGTTGCCCACGGGGATGGTGATCGGGCCGCCGGTGTCGGTCACTTCCGCGCCGCGCACGAGACCCTCGGTCGCGTCCATCGCGATGGTCCGCACGGTGTTCTCGCCCAGGTGCTGGGCCACTTCCAGAACCAGTTTCTTGCCGTTGTTCTCGGTGTTCAGCGCGTTCAGGATCTCCGGCAGGGTATCCTCGAACTGCACGTCCACAACGGCGCCAATGACCTGGGTCACCTTGCCTTTTGCGTTTGCCATGGTGTGTCTCCGGTTCTCTAGAGCGCCTCGGCGCCCGAAATGATTTCGATAAGCTCGTTGGTGATGACGGCCTGGCGGGAACGATTGTACTCGATCGTCAGCCGCTCGATCATGTCGCCCGCGTTCCGGGTCGCGTTGTCCATTGCGGACATGCGCGCGCCCTGCTCGGACGCCCCGTTCTCCAGCAGCGCCGCGAAGATTTGTGTCGCCACGCCGCGCGGCAGCAGGTCGGCCAGGATGGCCTCTTCGGACGGCTCGTAGTCGTAGAGCGTGGCGTCCGCATCCGCGTCCCCTTCGAACGAGGCCGGGATGATCTGCTGGGCGGTCGGGATCTGGCTGATCACCGACTGGAAGCGGTTGAAGAAGATCGTCGCCACGTCGAACTCGCCCGCGTCGAAGCGGCCCAGCACATCGGCGGCGATGTCGGCAGCATTGTCATAGGACACGCGCTTGACCTCCGACAGGTCCACATGGCCAATGAAATGCTTGCTCAGGTCGCGCTTGAGCTGTTCGCGGCCCTTCTTGCCGACGGTCAGGATCTTGACCGTCTTGCCTTGGGCGACCAGCTTCTCGGCATGGGCGCGCGCCAGCTTGGCGATCGACGAGTTGAAGCCGCCACAGAGGCCCCGCTCCGCCGTCATCACCACCAGCAGGTGGGTCTGATCGCTGCCGGTGCCCACAAGCAGCCTGGGTCCCGAGTCACTGTCACCGACCGATGCCGCAAGCCCCGCGAGAACGGCGTTGAACCGTTCCGTATAGGGGCGCGAGGCCTCGGCCGCGTCCTGCGCCCGCCGCAGTTTCGCGGCGGCCACCATCTGCATGGCCTTCGTGATCTTGCGAGTGCTTTTGACACTCTCGATCCGGTTCTTGAGGTCCTTGAGATTTGGCATGCTCAGGAACCCTTACGCGAAGGTCGCGGCGAATTCGTCGAGCGCTGCGCGGATCTTGTCTTCGGCCTCACCCTTGATCTTGGGATCTTCCTTGGTGATGTAGTCCAGCAGGCCCTTGTGCTTGCCGCGCAGGTGCGCCAGCAGGCCCTTCTCGTAACGGCCCACGTCCCCCACGGGGATCTTGTCGAGGTAGCCCTTGGTGCCGGCGAAGATCACGCAGACGATCTCGGCATTGGTCAGCGGCGAGTATTGCGGCTGCTTCATCAGCTCGGTCAGGCGCGCACCACGGTTCAGCAGCTGCTGTGTGGCGGCGTCGAGGTCGGAGCCGAACTGCGCGAAGGCCGCCATTTCGCGGTACTGCGCCAGTTCCAGCTTCACCGGGCCAGCGACGGATTTCATCGCGTTGGTCTGGGCCGAGGAGCCCACGCGCGACACCGACAGACCGGTGTTCACGGCGGGGCGGATGCCCTGGTAGAACAGCTCGGTTTCCAGGAAGATCTGGCCGTCGGTGATCGAGATCACGTTGGTCGGGATAAAGGCCGACACGTCGCCGCCTTGCGTTTCGATGATCGGCAGCGCGGTCAGCGACCCGTTGCCATGATCGTCGCCCAGCTTCGCCGACCGCTCCAGCAGGCGGGAGTGCAGGTAGAACACGTCGCCCGGATAGGCTTCGCGGCCCGGCGGGCGACGCAGCAGCAGCGACATCTGACGGTAAGACACGGCCTGCTTCGAGAGGTCATCATAGATGATCAGCGCATGGCGGCCATTGTCGCGGAAGAATTCCGCCATGGAGGTCGCGGCATAGGGTGCGAGGAACTGCATCGGCGCCGGGTCGGAGGCGGTGGCGGCCACGACGATGGAGTATTCGATGGCACCAGTTTCTTCGAGCTTCTTGACCAGCTGCGCCACGGTGGAGCGCTTCTGCCCCACGGCCACGTAGACGCAGTAGAGCTTCTTGCTCTCGTCGTCGCCGGCGGCGTCGTTATAGGCCTTCTGGTTCAGGATCGTGTCGAGCGCCACGGCGGTCTTGCCGGTCTGGCGGTCGCCGATGATCAGCTCGCGCTGGCCGCGCCCGATCGGGATCATGGCGTCGACAGATTTCAGGCCGGTCGCCATCGGCTCATGCACGGATTTGCGCGGGATGATGCCCGGCGCCTTCACGTCCGCGATGCTGCGCTCGGTGGTCTCGATCGGGCCCTTGCCGTCCAGCGGGTTGCCCAGGCCATCCACGACCCGGCCCAGCAGCGCGTCGCCCACGGGCACGTCCACGATGGACTTGGTGCGCTTGACGATGTCGCCTTCCTTGATGTCCCGGTCCGAGCCGAAGATCACGACACCCACATTGTCGATTTCGAGGTTCAGGGCCATCCCGCGGATGCCGCCCGGGAACTCGACCATTTCACCGGCCTGCACGTTGTCCAGCCCGTGGACCCGTGCAATCCCGTCGCCGACGCTGAGCACGCGGCCCACCTCGGCGACTTCGGCTTCCTGGCCAAAGTTCTTGATCTGCTCCTTGAGGATCGCAGAGATTTCGGCAGCTTGGATTCCCATTTACCCGACCTCTTTCATAGTATTCTGGAGTGCATTGAGCTTCGCGCGGATCGACGTGTCGATCATCTTCGAGCCCATCTTGACGACAAGACCGCCGATA
The Dinoroseobacter shibae DFL 12 = DSM 16493 genome window above contains:
- a CDS encoding manganese-dependent inorganic pyrophosphatase, whose amino-acid sequence is MTIKVFGHKSPDTDSTGSPLIWAWYLSEIKGTPAEAVLLGTPNTEAAFMLDRWGFEQPTIIEDVAAGAPVVVVDTNNPAELPAGINDADLQQIIDHHRLVGGLETKGPIDIRIEPVACTATIMWKMIGKDMAQAPTAIKGAMLSCILSDTLEFRSPTTTQEDKAVAHALADELGIDIPSYAAEMFAAKSDVSAFSDAELLRMDSKAYEVGGTKFRVSVLETTSPGTVLDRKASLMETMPTVASEDGVDQVLLFVVDILNEESTLLVPNDLVRDVASRSFAAEAAGNTVLLPGVVSRKKQIIPNLKV
- a CDS encoding TIGR01459 family HAD-type hydrolase — protein: MTRLIASLADIAAQYDALFVDLWGCVHDGITPFPEAIAALRGFKRGGGTVLLLTNSPRPRAGVEQQLASIGVPEDCWHTIATSGDSARAAMFRGVVGEKVYFMGEDHDQRFFEPLALVDDPVTITQVPLQEAEGIVCTGPFDPTADPSVNRADFLYAKQKRMKLLCANPDIVVDRGARREWCAGALAQLYAEMGGESLYFGKPHPPIYDLARARLAELGPVPANDRILAIGDGIATDIQGAQGEDIDSLFITGGLAAAETGTTDQPDPDKLAAFLAQSQVTPTYAIGKLR
- a CDS encoding MaoC family dehydratase; the protein is MLDNTPRGTICIEDIEIGMTRSLRKIISDRDIEMFAEVSTDRNPVHLDEEYAQDTRFEGRIAHGMLTASLISAVIGEQLPGHGTVYLGQSLKFMGPVRPGDMVFTEVTVTDINFPKRRVSLETKCYVDDKVVLKGEALVIAPSRKFD
- a CDS encoding bifunctional riboflavin kinase/FAD synthetase; the encoded protein is MRIVRDAEYVRPEDRGACAAIGNFDGVHLGHQSILTRTREIAQTLDAPVGVMTFEPHPREYFAPEAPPFRLMSETAKAHRLEKLDVDILYQLPFDASLAGLTPRDFAQCILVDALGLRHVIVGADFCFGKGRKGTAENLRSFGAEMGFGVTIADLLQDNSLVVSSTSIRTALAEGRPEDAARMLGHWHRIDGPVEHGEKRGRTLGYPTANMSIAGLHPPKFGVYAVLVDVLDGPHAGHYHGAASMGVRPMFGGAVPNIETFLFDFKGDLYGAQLSVALVSFLRPEANFDGLDALIAQMDADCAKARDILARIEAAA
- a CDS encoding YcgN family cysteine cluster protein, with the protein product MTTAEWEALCDGCGRCCLLKLEDADTAEVAFTRVSCRLLDTDTCRCGQYELRKQFVPDCVVLTPENLDQIAYWMPETCAYRLLYEGQRLKTWHPLISGRAESVREAGISVAGWAVPEFEVAEDELEDYLIDPDDAGA
- a CDS encoding alpha/beta fold hydrolase, translating into MPATRLAGTWTHWDEGGAGQNTLFLHCALAQGAAWRPLRAALPHRHHIAPDLPGHGQSGPWDDAQEPTDQALAMAAALLDQRPGPVDVIGHSLGAVIALRLALARPDRLRTLVLIEPVFFAAARVHAPAVFAAFAADTEAESAAFARGDWPRAARLFYDRWSGPDAWQNLSLMQRARMIAQIPLIPRTEPALVQDIHAILPRLAEVACPCLVLAGDRSPPIIPAIQQALVAHLPDGMAQVIEGAGHMLPLTHPGAVAAAIERLPPGAQAPASSGSIR
- a CDS encoding 2-hydroxychromene-2-carboxylate isomerase, encoding MAQLDYYFATISPFTYLTGERVEKIAAKHGLTVVYKPLDIMALFGRTGGVPPRDRHPSRQEYRLQELARQSKKTGLPLNLKPAHWPTNPAPSSYAIIAAQAAGGGDVGKLVNALTAACWAGEKDIAQDDVIRDCLSQAGFDPSLADSGLLSGAEAYARNLEDAVARGVFGAPFFITEDDQRFWGQDRLDDLEAHLDGRL
- a CDS encoding ribose-phosphate pyrophosphokinase; the protein is MPAQISPKIISGNANQELAHAISRRMSAYRGMTVGLVDARVERFNDGEIFVEVFENVRGEDMFIIQSTSNPANDNLMELLIMCDALRRSSAARITAIIPYFGYARQDRRTKARTPITAKLVANMMVEAGIERVLTMDLHAAQIQGFFDIPVDNLYAAPIFALDVMHNFAGRLDNVTVVSPDVGGVARARELAQRIGCGLAIVDKRRSQPGVVEEMTVIGEVEGQTCIIVDDICDTAGTLCKAADLLISEGASEVHSYITHGVLSGPAVERITKSNMKSLVITDSIGATDAVKAAPNIRIVPTAPVFAQAILNIWNGTSVSSLFDTDTLHPIYEGMYANAS
- a CDS encoding H-type lectin domain-containing protein gives rise to the protein MKRLRNHLIGVDQGYVSLFSDFEDGGEMWTGEGQREVRRAIRFDEPFRTRPVVHVGLALWDMDHASNQRADLQAQEVTATGFDLVFRTWGDTRVARLHATWLAIGELAYEDDWMVD
- a CDS encoding F0F1 ATP synthase subunit epsilon, which encodes MANTLQFDLVSPERSLASLEVTEVQIPAADGDMTAMADHAPTITTLRPGILTAVGPSGRESFAVTGGFAEISAEGTTVLAERAYPAGADARAALEEHLEAARAKASEAQGEHKDVAEKLVDDMVKLLADMV
- the atpD gene encoding F0F1 ATP synthase subunit beta, with the protein product MANAKGKVTQVIGAVVDVQFEDTLPEILNALNTENNGKKLVLEVAQHLGENTVRTIAMDATEGLVRGAEVTDTGGPITIPVGNATLGRIMNVIGEPIDEKGPVEASESRAIHQPAPEFSEQSTGSEILVTGIKVIDLLAPYSKGGKIGLFGGAGVGKTVLIMELINNIAKVHSGYSVFAGVGERTREGNDLYHEMIESNVIKPDNLSESQVALVYGQMNEPPGARARVALTGLTLAEQFRDQSGTDVLFFVDNIFRFTQAGSEVSALLGRIPSAVGYQPTLATDMGQMQERITSTKGGSITSIQAVYVPADDLTDPAPATTFAHLDATTVLSRAISELGIYPAVDPLDSSSRILDPGIVGEEHYQVARDVQGILQRYKSLQDIIAILGMDELSEEDKLTVARARKIQRFLSQPFDVAKVFTGSDGVQVPIEDTISSFKAVVAGEYDHLPEGAFYMVGGIDEVIAKAERMAADAA
- a CDS encoding F0F1 ATP synthase subunit gamma; amino-acid sequence: MPNLKDLKNRIESVKSTRKITKAMQMVAAAKLRRAQDAAEASRPYTERFNAVLAGLAASVGDSDSGPRLLVGTGSDQTHLLVVMTAERGLCGGFNSSIAKLARAHAEKLVAQGKTVKILTVGKKGREQLKRDLSKHFIGHVDLSEVKRVSYDNAADIAADVLGRFDAGEFDVATIFFNRFQSVISQIPTAQQIIPASFEGDADADATLYDYEPSEEAILADLLPRGVATQIFAALLENGASEQGARMSAMDNATRNAGDMIERLTIEYNRSRQAVITNELIEIISGAEAL
- the atpA gene encoding F0F1 ATP synthase subunit alpha — its product is MGIQAAEISAILKEQIKNFGQEAEVAEVGRVLSVGDGIARVHGLDNVQAGEMVEFPGGIRGMALNLEIDNVGVVIFGSDRDIKEGDIVKRTKSIVDVPVGDALLGRVVDGLGNPLDGKGPIETTERSIADVKAPGIIPRKSVHEPMATGLKSVDAMIPIGRGQRELIIGDRQTGKTAVALDTILNQKAYNDAAGDDESKKLYCVYVAVGQKRSTVAQLVKKLEETGAIEYSIVVAATASDPAPMQFLAPYAATSMAEFFRDNGRHALIIYDDLSKQAVSYRQMSLLLRRPPGREAYPGDVFYLHSRLLERSAKLGDDHGNGSLTALPIIETQGGDVSAFIPTNVISITDGQIFLETELFYQGIRPAVNTGLSVSRVGSSAQTNAMKSVAGPVKLELAQYREMAAFAQFGSDLDAATQQLLNRGARLTELMKQPQYSPLTNAEIVCVIFAGTKGYLDKIPVGDVGRYEKGLLAHLRGKHKGLLDYITKEDPKIKGEAEDKIRAALDEFAATFA